A genome region from Ptiloglossa arizonensis isolate GNS036 chromosome 4, iyPtiAriz1_principal, whole genome shotgun sequence includes the following:
- the LOC143145160 gene encoding E3 ubiquitin-protein ligase RNF19A, translating into MFKENDSSSGGCSGTAPRPRRILPRFSLRRLLYSSPLIGRRIIRTPSSSNRNTKTKDSASGRNADVEKGEARVSNGSSHFQFQNIDLQRASSKGSVLSSAGKSNENKMMECPLCLAEYPTEFFPVVQSCLHRSCYDCFQQYLKVEISESRVNIACPECSEPLHPNDIRMILNDQTQLEKYEDFMVRRVLAVEPDARWCPAPDCTFAVIASGCASCPKLRCERPGCDSYFCYHCKARWHPNQTCDAARAQRTQYYERSSSLSFSQSDSQHRDDIKPCPRCQVIIVKMDDGSCNHMICAVCSAEFCWLCMKEISDLHYLSPSGCTFWGKKPWSRKKKILWQLGTLVGAPVGIGLAAGIAVPAMIIGIPVWVGKELYTRYETDNKHKRNAFIVGGVTASVLVSPILAGLVVGISVPVLLFYVYGVVPVSLCRSGGCGVSTNGTGVRFDFDDENELMGSLGARNGGDAASIDVASHRGGNPSIGEASLSLGSGSQLEKLGRENDPESVSNVTLAGTSLGGSIASSVLPGGQRLEVQADVTSTQRLSLCSETAAITARLSEKSVNASIALDDGAASTKASAGSVQNFKMDGSSISGGRTTEGEQGASSSVAGGHMDSVGQATSLSSLEEVAPGLAKRARRKPTLDRQCSDSSNWTVYGEDGGSERVRFDDHVSFIEADQEGSVGTCGVSNRSTGRRKRNKETEQEIDAQKTSKNCNGDSKVDSSADDNVSRERVNVAALRNVFYSSMVSTDREKRLSVIEEPSPVGAQNNNGARFFSSSDEGCKPGNTEENVSS; encoded by the exons ATGTTTAAAGAAAATGATAGCAGTTCAGGAGGCTGCAGCGGTACAGCTCCTCGACCACGAAGAATATTACCACGATTTTCTCTACGTCGATTATTATACTCGAGTCCGCTTATTGGGCGCAGAATTATTAGGACACCTAGTTCAAGTAACAGGAATACCAAAA CTAAAGATTCGGCAAGCGGTAGAAATGCGGATGTTGAAAAAGGAGAGGCCCGAGTAAGTAATGGTTCGAGCCATTTTCAATTTCAGAATATAGATCTACAGCGTGCTTCCAGTAAAGGTTCTGTACTTTCTTCTGCCGGAAAG AGTAATGAAAATAAGATGATGGAGTGTCCCTTGTGTTTGGCCGAATATCCAACAGAATTCTTTCCCGTAGTACAATCTTGCCTTCATCGCAGCTGTTACGATTGTTTTCAACAATATCTTAAAGTTGAAATTTCTGAATCTAGGGTCAATATAGCATGCCCTGAGTGTTCAGAAccattacatccaaacg ATATCCGAATGATTTTAAACGACCAAACACAATTGGAGAAGTACGAAGATTTCATGGTACGAAGAGTTCTTGCTGTGGAACCTGATGCAAGATGGTGTCCTGCACCTGATTGTACCTTTGCGGTTATTGCTAGTGGTTGTGCTTCGTGTCCAAAATTACGTTGCGAACGACCAGGATGTGATTCATACTTTTGTTATCATTGCAAAGCACGATGGCATCCTAATCAAACATGCGATGCTGCTAGAGCTCAACGTACTCAGTACTATGAACGTAGCTCGTCTCTCAGTTTTAGTCAAAGTGATTCACAACACA gAGATGACATCAAACCTTGTCCAAGATGCCAAGTAATCATTGTTAAAATGGATGATGGAAGTTGCAATCATATGATCTGTGCTGTTTGTAGTGCAGAATTTTGTTGGTTGTGTATGAAAGAGATCAGCGATCTTCATTACTTAAG TCCTTCTGGTTGTACCTTTTGGGGGAAAAAACCATGGTCTAGAAAGAAAAAGATACTTTGGCAACTTGGAACTTTAGTTGGAGCTCCTGTTGGAATTGGTCTGGCTGCTGGTATAGCTGTACCTGCCATGATTATAG GTATACCGGTATGGGTGGGAAAAGAATTGTATACAAGATACGAGACAGATAATAAACATAAGAGGAATGCCTTCATTGTCGGTGGTGTAACTGCATCC GTTCTAGTGTCGCCTATACTAGCAGGATTAGTGGTGGGTATTAGCGTACCTGTTCTGTTGTTCTACGTCTACGGTGTGGTTCCAGTTTCTCTCTGTCGAAGCGGAGGTTGCGGTGTATCCACGAATGGTACGGGtgttcgattcgatttcgacGACGAGAACGAACTAATGGGTTCCTTGGGTGCCCGTAACGGTGGAG ATGCAGCATCAATAGACGTCGCGAGCCATCGTGGTGGTAATCCATCGATAGGAGAAGCCTCGCTTTCGTTGGGTAGCGGAAGTCAATTGGAGAAGCTGGGCCGAGAAAATGATCCCGAGAGCGTCAGCAATGTAACTCTGGCCGGCACCAGTCTTGGCGGAAGTATAGCCTCCAGTGTCCTTCCGGGTGGTCAGAG ATTGGAGGTTCAGGCGGACGTGACGTCCACGCAACGGCTTAGCTTGTGCAGCGAAACCGCGGCTATTACGGCCAGGTTGTCGGAGAAGTCTGTGAACGCATCGATTGCCTTGGACGATGGCGCGGCTTCCACGAAAGCTTCTGCGGGCTCTGTTCAAAATTTTAAG ATGGATGGTAGTTCGATCAGCGGTGGAAGAACTACGGAGGGAGAGCAAGGAGCGAGCAGCTCTGTTGCTGGAGGTCACATGGACTCGGTTGGACAGGCTACGTCTTTGAGTTCGTTGGAGGAAGTAGCTCCGGGGTTAGCGAAACGTGCACGACGCAAACCGACGTTGGATCGTCAGTGCAGTGATTCGAGTAATTGGACTGTATACGGTGAGGACGGTGGTTCTGAACGCGTCAGGTTCGATGATCACGTTAGTTTCATCGAAGCTGATCAGGAAGGGTCTGTCGGTACTTGCGGTGTGAGCAATCGGAGTACCGGACGACGTAAacgcaacaaagaaacggaacaagAAATCGATGCTCAAAAAACGTCAAA GAACTGTAACGGTGACTCGAAGGTTGACTCATCAGCGGACGATAACGTATCGCGGGAACGAGTTAACGTTGCCGCTTTGAGAAACGTCTTCTACAGTTCGATGGTGTCCACGGATCGCGAGAAGCGATTATCAGTGATAGAAGAACCGTCTCCTGTAGGAGCACAAAATAATAACGGTGCTCGTTTCTTCTCATCTTCCGACGAGGGTTGCAAACCCGGTAACACGGAGGAGAATGTGAGctcttaa
- the LOC143145161 gene encoding uncharacterized protein LOC143145161, protein MTDWDLWDSDDSSLGSDASVELKQSQKELLISILKKIYNESVVVSEYVARSVGSNNERALSSVTRVIMNFLLEESNKTRAHSLILKELPKDWCSRFFVADGQFDLREINFYTQIVPDLKAFQKKQLALGENRSGDEIPLPVPTCHYTEYFGADGVDGDTAESVLVLDDLFNQDFYNINFQRGMSYDETEVALKAIARMHAHSLAMKVIEGQPLSERYPFLFQTAKATNSYQQLVERGLPQLTTFLKYSGHGAMIETLHLLQPRTEHIISALLAPEGPVSLITHTDFWCSNLMFRDGPDGLECGILDWQMVTYSRPTNDIALLIVSSLPTKLRRKNTKKFLDIYWKTLTSTCCCLGVDIPKDLGYTRDDLSRDYRRSQLLALLLCIGSVDVALGDSYTEQRLIDVLTDLQNEGVFADEIAIASSANNSESAVIAGHSSTAVN, encoded by the exons ATGACGGATTGGGATCTCTGGGACTCGGACGATTCGTCGTTGGGCTCGGACGCCTCGGTGGAGCTGAAGCAGTCGCAGAAGGAGTTGCTTATCAGTATattgaagaaaatttacaaCGAATCG GTCGTGGTTTCCGAGTATGTAGCGAGATCGGTCGGCTCGAATAACGAAAGGGCCCTAAGCTCTGTAACCAGAGTCATAATGAACTTCTTGTTGGAGGAGTCGAACAAAACGAGAGCGCATAGCCTGATACTGAAAGAGTTGCCCAAAGATTGGTGCAGTCGTTTCTTCGTAGCCGATGGTCAGTTCGATCTGCgggaaatcaatttctacacaCAG ATCGTGCCCGACTTGAAAGCATTCCAAAAGAAGCAACTGGCGTTGGGTGAGAACAGATCCGGTGACGAGATACCGCTACCGGTACCGACGTGTCACTACACGGAGTACTTCGGCGCGGACGGTGTCGATGGCGACACCGCCGAATCGGTTCTCGTGCTCGACGATCTGTTCAACCAGGACTTCTACAATATCAATTTCCAACGTGGGATGTCCTACGATGAAACGGAAGTCGCTTTGAAGGCAATCGCGCGCATGCACGCGCACTCGTTGGCGATGAAGGTCATCGAGGGACAACCACTGTCCGAGCGTTATCCGTTCCTATTTCAAACAGCGAAGGCGACGAACTCGTATCAACAGCTGGTCGAGCGCGGTTTGCCCCAACTGACCACATTCTTGAAATACTCCGGACACGGGGCGATGATCGAGACACTACACCTATTGCAACCAAGAACCGAGCACATTATATCCGCCCTTTTGGCACCGGAAGGACCGGTATCGTTGATCACCCATACCGACTTCTGGTGCAGCAATCTGATGTTCAGGGACGGACCGGACGGTCTCGAGTGCGGCATACTCGATTGGCAAATGGTCACCTACAGCAGACCTACCAACGATATCGCTCTGTTGATAGTGAGCTCGTTGCCGACCAAGCTACGCCGAAAGAACACGAAAAAATTCTTGGATATATACTGGAAGACTCTGACCAGCACGTGTTGTTGCCTCGGGGTCGATATACCAAAGGATTTGGGTTACACCAGGGATGATCTGAGCAGGGATTACAGACGATCGCAACTCCTCGCGCTTCTCCTTTGCATCGGATCGGTAGACGTTGCGTTAGGCGATTCGTATACGGAGCAACGTCTCATCGATGTGCTCACGGATCTACAAAACGAGGGGGTGTTCGCGGACGAGATCGCCATCGCGAGTAGCGCGAATAATTCCGAGTCGGCTGTGATCGCCGGTCATTCTAGTACCGCGGTGAATTAA
- the Bet5 gene encoding blocked early in transport 5, with protein sequence MTIHNLYIFSRNGTLLYYAEWNRLNRSGITKEEEAKLMYGMLFSIKSFVSKISPLDPKEGFLYYKTSKYTLHYYEVPSGLKFVMNTDNASQNARELLQQLYKEVYLEYVVKNPLCQLNEPIQSELFKLKVDELFNKSPLFLSRSI encoded by the exons ATGACAATTcataatttgtatatattttctaGAAATGGTACGTTATTGTACTATGCCGAATGGAATAGACTGAATAGATCTGGCATTACGAAGGAGGAG gAAGCTAAATTAATGTATGGAATGCTGTTTTCCATTAAATCCTTTGTAAGTAAAATATCGCCATTGGATCCAAAGGAAGgatttttgtattataaaacTAGTAAATACACATTGCACTATTATGAAGTTCCATCTGGATTAAAATTTGTGATGAACACTGATAATGCTTCGCAAAATGCTAGAGAATTATTACAACAATTATATAAAGAG GTTTATTTGGAATACGTTGTAAAAAACCCTCTTTGCCAATTAAATGAACCTATTCAAAGTGAACTCTTTAAACTGAAAGTAGACGAGTTGTTTAACAAATCTCCCTTATTTTTAAGCAGATCGATTTaa